CGGAGGCCACCGGGACATCCACTGCCCCGCAGACGGCACACTCTCCGTGACCGTGTCCGAGGGCACCCGCCCGGACGCCGAGGCGGCCATCGCCGCGGCCCGCCGGGCCTTCGACGAAGGCCCCTGGCCGCACACCTCCGAGCGCGAGCGCGGCGCACTCCTGCTGCGCACCGCCGACATCCTCGAACGCGACACCGACGCGTTCGCCCGCGCCGAATCACTGGACACCGGCAAACGGCTGGTGGAGAGCGAGTACGACATCGCCGATGTCGTCTCCTGCTTCCGCTACTTCGGGGGGCTGGGCGGCACCGACGCCGGCCGCGTCATCGACACCGGCCGCGACGACGCCGTCAGCCGCGTCGTGTACGAGCCGATCGGCGTGTGCGCGCTGATCACCCCCTGGAACTACCCGCTGCTCCAGGCGAGCTGGAAGGTCGCACCGGCCCTCCTCGCGGGCAACACCATCGTCCTCAAGCCCAGCGAGCACACCCCCTCCACCTCGATCCTGCTGATGAGGGCACTGGCGGAAGCCGGACTTCCGGACGGCGCCGCCAACCTCGTCCTGGGCACCGGGCCCGAGGTGGGAGCACCGCTCGCCGAGCACCCCGCCGTCGACATGGTCTCCTTCACCGGCGGCCTGGACACCGGAAGACGCATCATGGCCACCGCCGCCGCGACCGTGAAGAAGGTCGCCCTGGAGCTCGGCGGCAAGAACCCCAACGTCGTCTTCGCCGACGCCGACTTCGAGACGGCCGTGGACTTCGCGCTCACGGCCGTCTTTCTGCATTCGGGCCAGGTCTGCTCGGCGGGCGCCCGGCTGATCGTCGAGGACGCGCTGCACGACCGGTTCGTGGACGAGGTGGTCCGCCGTGCCCGGCGGATCCGCCTCGGCGGCCCCTTCGACCCGCACGCCGACACCGGACCGCTCATCTCCGCCCAGCACCTGGCGAAGGTCGAGGCATACGTCGCCGCCGGACTCGCCGAGGGCGCCGTCCTGCGCTGCGGCGGCGAACGCCCGGACGACCCCGCCCTGGCCGGCGGGCACTACTACCCGCCGACCGTGCTCGACGCATGCGGCCAGGACATGAGCGTGGTGCACGAGGAGTCCTTCGGACCCGTCCTCACCGTGGAGCGCTTCACCGACGAGGACGACGCGGTACGCATCGCCAACGACACCGAGTACGGACTCGCCGGTGCCGTCTGGACGCAGGACGCCGGCAAGGCCCAGCGGGTCGCCCGCCGGCTGCGCCACGGCACGGTGTGGATCAACGACTACCACCCCTATGTGCCGCAGGCGGAGTGGGGCGGGTTCGGGCACTCCGGCGTGGGCCGGGAGCTGGGACCGACGGGCCTGGACGAGTACCGGGAGCCCAAACACATCTGGCAGAACATCCAACCCCGGCCGCAGCACTGGTTCCGCGGCTGAACGCCGAAAAGAGGTCGAACATGACCCCAGCAACGACCGAGGCGCCGCGGCGGCGCGACACCCCCCAGGACTCGGCACCCACGCCGGTCATCTCCGTACGCGCACTGTGGAAGGTGTTCGGGCCGAAGGCGGCCCACGTACCCGGATCCGAGGAGCTGCGGGGACTCACCCGGCGCGAACTGATGGACCGCACCGGATGTACGGCCGCCGTGCGCGACGTGCACTTCGACGTCGCACCCGGCGAGGTGTTCGTCGTGATGGGTCTGTCCGGCTCCGGCAAGTCCACGCTGGTGCGCTGTCTGACCCGGCTCATCGAACCCACCGCCGGCGAGATCCTCTTCGAGGGCGAGGACATCCGCGACGCGGACGCGAGCCGCCTGCGCGAACTGCGCCGCAGCAAGTTCTCCATGGTCTTCCAGCACTTCGGGCTGCTGCCGCACCGCCGGGTCGTCGACAACGTGGCCTTCGGCCTGGAGATCCGCGGCATGAGCAGAGCCGAGCGCACCAAGCGCGCCCTGGAGGTCGTCGAACTCGTCGGCCTGTCCGGGTACGAGAACTCCTACCCCGACCAGCTCTCCGGCGGCATGCAGCAGCGTGTGGGCCTCGCCCGCGCCCTGGCCGGCGACCCCGACGTCCTCCTCTTCGACGAACCCTTCTCGGCGCTCGACCCGCTGATCCGCCGGGACATGCAGAACGAGGTCGTCCGGCTGCACCGCGAGGTCGGCAAGACGATGGTGTTCATCACCCACGACCTGTCCGAGGCACTGCGTTTGGGCGACCGCATCCTCATCATGCGCGACGGCAAGACGGTCCAGTGCGGCACCGGCGACGAACTGGTCGGCGCCCCCGCGGACGACTACGTACGGGACTTCGTCAGGGACGTGCCCCGCGGTGACGTGCTGACCCTGCGGTGGATCATGCGCCCCGCGGAGCCGGACGACCCCCTGGACGGTCCCGAACTCGGCCCGGACGTCGTGGTGAAGGAGGCCACGCGAGCGGTGCTCGCGGCCGACAAGCCGGTCAAAGTCGTCGAGAACGGCAAGCTGCTCGGCATCGTCGGCGACGACGAGATCCTCGCGGTGGTCGCCGGGCAGGAAGGCGACGCGTGATGACCGTCGCCGTGCAGAAGGCCGGGAGGCCGGAGAGAACCGGGACCGAGGAGCCGCCCGCTCCCGCCCGGCGGGCGCGCACGGTCAGCCGCTCGATGATCGTGGCCGCGATCCTGGTCGTCTGGCTCGCCCTCTTCGCCGTGCTGCGCGGCAAGCAGACCCTGTCCCTCGCCGCGGCCGATCTGACCGACCTGCACCGGTGGTTCAACGACGTCAACGACTCCATCGGGGCGAACCGCAACTCCAACCCGCTCTTCCTCTACTTCTTCAACGAGATCCGCCTGGTCATCGACTCCCTGGTGACCTTCGTCCAGGAGCTGATCTCGCAGCCGGCCGCGGGCCGCCCGGTTCCGCAGATCGGCTGGCTCGGTGTCGTGGGCATCGTCGGCTACGTCTCCTGGGCCGTGGGCAACTGGCGGGTCGCGCTGCTGACCGTCGCCGGCTTCACCTTCCTCGGCCTCCAGGGCCTCTGGCAGGAAAGCATGGACACGCTGGCGCTGACCCTCTCCGCGGTGTTCGTGGCACTGCTGTTCGCCCTTCCCCTGGGCGTGTGGGCCGGGCTGTCCGACCGGGTCAACCGGATCATGACGCCGTTCCTGGACTTCATGCAGACGATGCCCACCTTCGTCTATCTGGCGCCCCTGACCCTGTTCTTCCTGATCGGCCCGGCCTCCGCCACCATCGCCACGGCGATCTACGCGGCACCACCCGCGATCCGCATCACCGCCCACGCCATCCGGTCGGTGCCCGAGACCACCGTGGAGGCGGCGGACTCGATGGGCGCGACGCGGCGTCAGGCGCTGCTGAAGGTCCTGCTTCCGATGTCCCAGCGCACCGTGGTGATGGGCGTCAACCAGACCATCATGGCCGCCCTGGCCATGGTGACCATCGCGGCCCTGATCAACGCGCCCGGCCTCGGAGCGACCGTCGTCCAGGCCCTGCAGTCGCTGGACGTCGGCACGGCCTTCAACGCCGGACTCGCCATCGTCGTCCTGGCCATCGTGCTGGACCGGGTCACCACCGCCGCGAGCGGACGGGCCGACTCGGCCCGGGGCTCGGACAGTTCCTTCCTCAAGTGGCGGCGGCAGCTCATGGTGGCCGGGGGAGTGATGGCCGCGGTCCTGGTGTACCTGTCGCACACGTATCTGTGGGCGGCCGAGTTCCCCGGCGAGGGCAGCACCGGAAGCACCATCGCCAGGGCGGCGACCGATGTGACCACCTGGGCACAGGACAACCTGTCGGGACTGACCAACGCCTTCCGGGACATCCTCACCACCGGCCTGCTCAACCCCTTCCAGACCGTGCTGACGGACTCCCCGTGGTGGCTCGTGGGCGCCGCCCTCGCCGCGCTCGGCACGGTGCTCGGCGGATGGCGTGCCGGGCTCACCACCGCCGTGTGCGTGGGCCTGCTCATCGGCACCGGTGTGTGGTCGGACGCCATGACGACCCTGGCGTCCACCGCGGTGGCGACCGTGCTCGTGATGCTGCTCGGCGTCGTCCTCGGGGTGTGGATGGGCCGCAGCGCGCTCGTCGACCGGCTGCTCAGGCCCACGCTGGACGCGGCGCAGGTCATGCCGCCGTTCGTCTATCTCGTGCCGTTCCTCGCGCTGTTCGGCGCGACACGGTTCACGGCCATCGTCGCGGCGATCGTCTACGCGGCGCCCGTCGCGATCAAAATCATCGCCGACGGGGTGCGGGCCGTGCCCGGGACCACCGTCGAAGCGGCGATGTCCACCGGATGCAACACCTGGCAGATCATCACCAAGGTCCAGCTGCCCATGTCACGCGGAGCCCTGACCCTCGCGACCAACCAGGGCCTGATCTACGTGCTCTCGATGGTCGTGGTGGGCGGCCTGGTGGGAGCGGGCGCCCTCGGCTACGACGTCGTGGCCGGGTTCTCGCAGGGCCAGCTGTACGGCAAGGGACTGGCGGCCGGACTCGCCATCGTCCTGCTCGGAGTCATGTTCGACCGGATCACTCAGGCAGCGGCTCGCCGCGCCGGGGCATAAGGAGCACCTCACCATGGCACGACACTGGAGAGCCGGCGCGGCCGGCCTGGCCGTCCTCGGCCTCACCCTCACGGCTTGCGGGGGCGCGAAGGTCGGCGACGACAGCGCGGCCGGCTCGGGCAGCTCGGGCACATGCGGAACCTTCAACCTCGCGATCAACCCGTGGGTGGGCTACGAGGCGAACGCGGCGGTCCTCGCCTACGTCGCCGAACACGACCTCGGCTGCAAGGTCGAGCAGAAGGACCTCAAGGAGGAGATCGCCTGGCAGGGCTTCGGCACGGGTGAGGTCGACGCCGTCGTGGAGAACTGGGGCCACGACGACCTGAAGAAGAAGTACATCACCGAACAGAAGACGGCCGTCGAGGCCGGTCCGACCGGCAACAAGGGCCTCATCGGCTGGTACGTGCCGCCGTGGCTGGCCAAGGCGCACCCCGACATCACCGACTGGAAGAACCTCGACAAATACGCGTCGAAGTTCAAGACCTCGGAGTCGGGCGGCAAGGGCCAGCTCCTCGACGGCGACCCCTCGTACGTCACCAACGACGAGGCCCTCGTCAAGAATCTCAAGCTGGACTTCAAGGTGGTGTACGCGGGCAGCGAGACCGCGCTTATCCAGGCGTACCGCAATGCAGAGAAGAACAAGGAATGGGTGATCGGCTACTTCTACGAGCCGCAGTGGTTCCTGTCCGAGGTGCCGCTGAAGAAGGTCAGCCTCCCCGAGTACAAGGAGGGCTGCGACGCCGACGCGGAGAAGGTCGCCTGCGACTACCCCGTGTACGAACTCGACAAGATCGTCAGCGCGAAGTTCGCCAAGTCCGGCAGCCCCGCCTATGACCTGGTGAAGAACTTCACCTGGACCAACGACGACCAGAACACCGTGGCCAAGTACATCGCGGTGGACAAGATGGCGCCCGAGGCCGCGGCGAAGAAGTGGGTCGAGGCCAACCGCGACAAGGTCGACGCCTGGATCAATTGACTTGCTCCTCGGGCTGAAGCCCGAGGATTCTGGCCTTCCCTAACCGGTTGCTGTGCCGCTACGCGGCACGGTTTCCGGTAGGGAATCCGTGGCTTCCTGCTTCTTCGCGCTGTGCCGGGATTTCTCCTGGTCTCACCGGCGCTCCGCAGGCCGATACCGCCAGTCCGGCGGCCGTCTTCACATTGATCGCGGCGTTGGTGTCCCGGTCGTGGACGGTGCCGCAGGCGGTACAGGTCCATTCCCGCACGTTCAGGGGTTTGGGTCCGTCCTTCACACCACAGGTCGAGCAGGTCTGGGACGTCGGTTCGAACCGGCCGATCCTGACCAGGGTGCGGCCGTACCGTTCCGCTTTGTACTCCAGCATGCTGATGAACGATGACCATCCGGCGTCGTGCACGGACTTGGCCAGCCTCGTACGGGCCAGTCCCGCCACCGACAGGTCCTCCACGGCGATCCCTTGGTTCTCGGAGATCAGCTTCGTGGAGAGCTGGTGGTGGAACTCACGGCGCGCGTCGGCGACCTTGGCGTGGGCGCGGGCGGCCTTCAGGCGGGCCTTGTCCCGGTTCTTGGACCCCTTCTGCTTGCGGGACAGTTCCTTTTGGGCCTTCTTGACTTTCTTCTCCGCGCGCCGCAGGAAGCGCGGGGAGTCGATCTTCGTGCCGTCGGAGAGGACCGCGAAGTGGGTCAGGCCGAGATCGATGCCGATGGTGCGGTCGTTCTCCGGCATCTGTGCCGCGTCGGCGTCCGGGTCGGTGTCGATGACGAAGGAGGCGAAATATCTGCCGGCCGCGTCCTTGACGACGGTGACGGAGGTGGGCGTGGCGGGCAGGGTGCGGGACCATTTCACCTTCACCGCGCCGATCTTCGGCAGGCTCAGACGGCCACGGTCGGTGATGCTCCAGCGGGCGTTGGCAGTGAAACGGATCGACTGTCGGGCGTCCTTGCGCGACTTGAAACGGGGCGGGCCCAGTTTCGGTCCTTTACGGGCGCCCTTGAGGGAGGCGAAGAAGTTCTTGTAGGCGGCCTCGGCGTCCCGCAGGGACTGCTGGAGGACGACGGCGGACACCTCGCCCAGCCAGGACCGTTCCGCTGTCCGCTTCGCCTCGGTGATCAGCTTCCGGGACAGATGGCCGGCCGTCGGGAACGGCTGTGCGGACCTTCGGGCGTCTTCGCGGGCGCGGACCGCGTCGTTGAACACGACACGGGCGCACCCGAACGCCTTCGCCAACGCAGTCTGCTGGCCGGTGTCCGGGTACACGCGGAAGCTGTACCTGAGCTGCATGATCGTCACCCTACGTGCTCGGGTTATGGGTGAGATGCAGGAGATCAGAACTGGTCGCCACTGTGCTTTCGTGATGCATGTGTACTCGGTCTTCGTGACCAAGTTCCGGCACAAAGTCTTCACCGATGCCCACTTGAGGCGGATGGAGGAGATCATGCGGTCGGTGTGTACGGACTTCGAGTGCGACCTGGTGGAGTTCAACGGGGAGGCCAATCACGTCCACCTGCTGGTGAACTTTCCGCCCAAGGTCGCCGTGACCAAGCTGGTCAACTCCCTCAAGGGCGTCTCGTCCCGCGGCCTCCGTCAGGAGTTCCCCGACCTGGTGCGCCATTACTGGCGGGCCAACAAGCTCTGGTCCGCGTCCTACTTCGTCGGAACCGGCGGCGGTGCCGAGCTCTCCGTGGTCAGGCAGTACATCGAACAGCAGAACCGGCCGGTGTGAGCACCGCCCGGCTCCGCCGGGAGAAGCCCTCCCGGCGCTCCGCGCCGCGGGCGAAGAACCGCGGTGTCCGGCGCCGCCGGACCAGATGCGGCGACGCTCCGCGTCGACACCACCAGATTCGCTTCACCACCGGCCTGAAGACCGATGCACTGCGAATGAATTCCGGGAGCGCGCGGGAACGCCCGTGTGAGTCCGGCCGCGGAGGCCCGGCAGGCTGTGTCGTCAGCCTGCCGGGCCTCGTCGTTTTGCGCTGGTACCTCCCCGTCGCGGCCAGGTGATTTTCCGGCGTCGCGGACCTCTTGACACGCCGATGCACGGCGGGCACATTGAGTTGCGCAACCTGAACCCTGTTGCGTAGACAGCAACTGGATCGCTTTCAACGTCGGAGGTGCGGCGATGGCGGGACCCCGGGTGGTCATCATCGGAGCGGGCGTCGTGGGGGCGGCGCTCGCCGACGAGATCTCCGCGCGCGGCTGGACCGAAGTGACCGTGGTCGACCAGGGCCCACTGCCCGCCACCGGGGGCTCCTCGTCGCACGCCCCGGGCCTGGTCTTCCAGACCAACGCCTCCAAGACCATGACCGAGATGGCCCGTTACACCGTCGAGAAGCTGTGCTCACTGGACGTCGACGGGCAGCCCTGCTTCCTCCAGGTCGGCGGCCTGGAGGTGGCCACCGGCCCGGAGCGCGTCACCGAACTCCAGCGACGCCACGGCTGGCTCGCCTCCTGGGGCATCGAGTCCCGGCTGCTGACCACCGAGGAGTGCGTCGCACAGCACCCGCTCGTCAACCCGGACAAGGTCCTCGCCGGCCTCCACGTGCCGACGGACGGCCTCGCCAAGGCGGTCCTCGCCGTCGAGGCGCAGATCCGCCGGGCCACCGAGCGCGGCGTCAGCTTCCTCGCCCGCCACGAAGTCCTCGACATCCGGCAGGCCGAGGGCGAGGTGACCGGCGTCCTCACCGACCAGGGCGAGATCCCCGCCGACATCGTCGTGTGCTGCGCGGGCATCTGGGGCCCGAAGATCGCCCGCATGGCCGGCATGAACCTCCCGCTCACCCCGCTTGCCCACCAGCTCGCCTGGACGGGCCCGGTCCCCGCCCTGGCCGGGCAGACGCAGGAGGCGGTCCGCCCGATCCTGCGCCACCAGGACGCCGACCTCTACTACCGCGACCGCTTCGACGGCCTGGGCATCGGCTACTACGGCCACCGCCCCATGCCGGTCTCCGCCGACGACATCCTCTCCGTGGACGAGTCCGACGAGATGCCCTCCGTCCTGAAGTTCACCGAGGAGGACTTCGAGGAGGCCTGGACCGAGACGCAGTCACTGCTCCCGGCGACGAAGGACGCCAAGGTCGAGGAAGGCATCAACGGCCTGTTCTCCTTCACCACCGACGGCCTGCCCCTGCTCGGCGAATCCCCGGACGTCAAGGGCTTCTGGGTCGCCGAGGCCGTCTGGGTCACGCACTCCGCCGGCGTCGGGAAGGCCATGGCCGAATGGCTCGTCGACGGCTACTGCTCCTCCTTCGACCTGCACGAGTGCGACGTCAACCGCTTTGAACCGCACCAGCTCTCACCGGAGTACGTACTGGCCCGCGACTGCCAGAACTTCGTCGAGGTCTACGACATCCTGCACCCGCTGCAACCGTCCGGGGACCCCCGCCCGATCCGCACCAGCCCGTTCCAGACCCGCCAGCGGGAACTGGGCGCCTTCTTCCTGGAGGCGAACGGCTGGGAACGCCCGCAGTGGTACGAGGCCAACGCGGGCCTGGTCGAGGGCCGTTCCATCGTCACCCCCAACGACTGGGCCGCGAAGTACTGGTCGCCCATCGTCGCCGCCGAGGCCCAGACCACCCGCGAGACCGTCGCGATGTACGACATGACGGCCCTCAAGCGGCTGGAGGTCAGCGGGCGCGGCGCCGGCGCGTTCCTGGAGCGGCTGTGCACCGGCAAGGTCGCCAAGTCCGTGGGCTCGGTGACGTACACGCTGCTCCTCGACCACGACGGCGGTATCCGCAGCGACGTCACCGTCGCCCGGCTGGCCCCCGACCTCTTCCAGGTCGGCGCCAACGGCAACCTGGACCTCGACTGGTTCACCCGCCACCTCCCCGTCGACGGCACGGTCCAGGTCCGCGACATCACCCCCGGCACCTGCTGCATCGGTCTGTGGGGACCGCGCGCCCGCGACGTCCTCCAGCCGCTCACCGACGCGGACTTCTCGGCGACCGGCCTGAAGTACTTCCGCGCCCAGCGCGCCCACATCGGCTCCGTGCCCGTCACCGCGATGCGCCTGTCGTACGTCGGTGAGCTCGGCTGGGAGCTGTACACCACCGCCGACCTGGGGCAGAAGCTGTGGGACACGCTGTGGCAGGCGGCCGAGCCGCTGGGCGGCATCGCGGCCGGGCGGGGCGCCTTCAACAGCCTCCGGCTGGAGAAGGGCTACCGGTCCTTCGGCACGGACATGACGTACGAACACGATCCGTACGAGGCCGGTGTCGGCTTCGCCGTGAAGCTCGACAAGGACGACTTCGTGGGGAAGGCGGCGTTGGAGCGGCGCAAGTCCGAGGTCCGGCGGAAGCTGACCTGTCTCACGATCGACGACCCGAAGGCCGTCGTCATGGGCAAGGAGCCGGTGTACGACGGGGACTGTGCGGTGGGGTACGTCACCAGTGCCGCTTACGGCTACACGATCGGCAAGGGCATTGCCTACGCGTGGCTGCCGGTGGAGCTTGCGGAGCCGGGGACCGTGGTGCACATCGGGTACTTCGATCAGTCCGTCGAGGCGGTTGTTGCTGAGGAGCCGTTGTTCGATCCGTCGATGTCCCGTCTTCGTGGGTGAGTTTTCGTCTGCGGGTGCGTCGTGGCTTGTCGCACAGTTCCCCGCGCCCCCTGAAGGCCGTTCCACCACAGCCTCGTTGGAAGGAACCCACCCGGTGACTGCACAACTCCTCGACGGCCCCGGACTGATCACCAAGGACATGCCGCGCCCCGGCGCGGCCGTCCCCGACGTCGGCATCACCCGCACCGACCAGGGCCTGGTCGGGGACATCCACCCGGACGCCGCGGAGAGGAACGCGAACGCCGTATGAACGCGCTGAACACCCCCTTGGCGGAGCTGGACCCCGAGGTCCACGCCGCGCTCCGCGCCGAGCTGCACCGCCAGCAGTCCACCCTCGAGATGATCGCCTCCGAGAACTTCGCGCCGTCCGCCGTGATGGAGGCCCAGGGTTCGGTCGCGACCAACAAGTACGCCGAGGGCTACCCCGGCCGCCGCTACTACGGCGGCTGCGAACACGTCGACGTCACCGAGCGGCTGGCCATCGAGCGCGTCAAGTCCCTCTTCGGCGCCGGCTTCGCCAACGTGCAGCCGCACTCGGGCGCCCAGGCGAACACCGCCGTCTTCTTCGCCCTGCTCCAGCCCGGCGACACCGTCCTCGGGCTCGACCTCGCGCACGGCGGGCACCTCACCCACGGCATGCGCATCAACTACAGCGGCAAGATGCTCAACGTCGTGCCGTACCACGTGTCCGAGGCGGACAACCTCGTCGACATGGACGAGGTCGAGCGGCTCGCCAAGGAGCACCGCCCCAAGATGATCATCGCGGGCTGGTCGGCGTACCCCAGGCAGCTGGACTTCGCGGCCTTCCGCCGGATCGCCGACGAGGTGGGCGCCCTGCTGATGGTCGACATGGCGCACTTCGCCGGACTGGTGGCGGCCGGCCTGCACCCGAGCCCCGTACCGCACGCCCACGTCACGACCACCACGACGCACAAGACACTCGGCGGCCCGCGCGGCGGCGTCATCCTCACCGACGAGGCCGGCCTCGCCAAGAAGATCAACTCGGCGGTGTTCCCCGGCATGCAGGGCGGCCCGCTGGAGCACGTCATCGCCGCCAAGGCGGTGTCGTTCAAGGTCGCCGCGACACCGGAGTTCGCCGAACGCCAGGCGCGGACGCTCGCCGGCGCCCGCATCCTCGCCGAACGCCTCACCCGGGCGGACGCGGCGGCCGCCGGAGTCAAGGTGCTGACCGGCGGCACGGACGTCCACCTCGTCCTGGTCGACCTGCGCGACTCCGAGCTCGACGGCCGTCAGGCCGAGGACCTGCTCCACGAGATCGGCATCACCGTCAACCGCAACGCCGTGCCCTTCGACCCGCGCCCGCCCTTGGTCACCTCGGGCCTGCGCATCGGCACCCCGGCTCTGGCCACCCGCGGCTTCACCGAGGAGGACTTCGCCGAGGTCGCGGACGTCATCGCCCTCGCCCTCCAGCCGGAGCCGGACGTGACCGCCTTGCGTGCCCGCACGGAGGCCCTGGCCGCCAAGCACCCGCTCTACCCGCACCTGTCCGACAACGGAGACGCCCGATGAGCCCCCGCACCCCCGGCGCCGAGCTTCCCGAACACCCCGACTGGCTGTGGCGCAACCCCGAGCCGAAGCGCTCGTACGACGTCGTCATCGTGGGTGGCGGCGGACACGGCCTGGCCACCGCCCACTACCTCGCGAAGAACCACGGCATCACCAACGTCGCCGTGCTGGAGAAGGGCTGGCTGGCGGGCGGCAACATGGCCCGCAACACCACGATCATCCGCTCCAACTACCTCTGGGACGAGAGCGCCGGCATCTACGAGCACGCCCTCAAGCTGTGGGAAGGCCTGGCGGACGAACTCGACTACCCGATCCTCTTCTCCCAGCGCGGCGTACTGAACCTCGCCCACAGCCTCCAGGACGTCCGCGACAGTGTGCGCCGCGTCGAGGCCAACCGCCTCAACGGCGTGGACGCCGAGTGGCTCGACGCGGACGGCGTCAAGGACGTCTGCCCGATCGTCAACATCTCCCCGGACGTGCGCTATCCCGTCCTCGGCGCCACCTACCAGCCCCGAGCGGGCATCGCCAAGCACGACCACGTCGCCTGGGGCCTGGCCCGCTCCGCCGACGCCGCCGGCATCGACATCATCCAGAACTGCGAGGTCACCGGCCTCGACGTGGTCGGCAACCGGGTGGTCGGAGTCCGGACCACCCGGGGCCCGATCGCCGCGGGCAAGGTGGCGCTCTGCTCGGCGGGCCACACCTCTGTCCTCGCGGCCATGGCGGGCATCGAACTCCCGGTGCAGAGCCACCCCTTGCAGGCGCTGGTGTCGGAGCTGCTGGAACCGGTCCACCCGACGGTGGTCATGTCCAACGCCGTCCACGTCTACGTCAGCCAGGCGCACAAGGGCGAGCTGGTGATGGGCGCGGGCATCGACGCCTACAACTCCTACACCCAGCGCGGCGCCTTCCACATCATCGAGGAGCAGATGGCGGCGGCCCTGGAACTCTTCCCGGTCTTCGCCCGCGCCCATGTCCTGCGCACCTGGGGCGGCATCGTCGACGTCAGCCCCGACGCCTCACCGATCATCGGCCTCAGCCCGGTGGACAACCTCTACCTCAACTGCGGCTGGGGAACCGGCGGTTTCAAGGCCACGCCCGGTGTCGGCTGGGTCTACGCCCACACCATCGCCCACGACACCCCGCATCCGCTCAACGCCCCCTTCTCGCTCGACCGTTTCACCACCGGCGCGCTCGTCGACGAGCACGGCGCGGCCGCGGTGGCCCACTAGGACCACTGGAAGCTTTGGGAGCCGATCCATGCTGCTGATTCCCTGCCCGTGGTGCGGACCTCGCGACGAGGCCGAGTTCCACTACGGCGGCCAGGCCCATGTGCCGTACCCGGAGGACCCGGCGTCCCTCACCGACGAGGAGTGGGCCCGCTACCTCTTCTTCCGCGACAACCCCAGGGGCCCCTTCGCCGAGCGCTGGAGCCACGCAGCGGGCTGCCGCCGCTGGTTCAACGCCGTCCGGGACACGTCGACGAACGAGATCCTGACGGTGTACCGGGCGGGGGAGGAGCGCCCGGAGACGGTTGAGGCGCGTTCGGTTGCTCCGCAGCCGCGTCCAGCAATCCCAGCCCGTCCGGCGTTTGAGGACGAGGCCGTTCAGGCCGATACGGGGGCCTGGGGGCAGAGCCCCCAGCGGGATCCGGGGGCAGAGCCCCTGGTTTCGGGAAGGGGCGGGGTGGGGGAGAACACCCAGCCGTTCCGTCACCCCACCCGCGGCCTCATCCACCGCGACGAGCCCCTCACCTTCACCTTCGACGGCACCGAATACCAGGGCTACAG
The Streptomyces tuirus genome window above contains:
- a CDS encoding sarcosine oxidase subunit beta family protein; its protein translation is MSPRTPGAELPEHPDWLWRNPEPKRSYDVVIVGGGGHGLATAHYLAKNHGITNVAVLEKGWLAGGNMARNTTIIRSNYLWDESAGIYEHALKLWEGLADELDYPILFSQRGVLNLAHSLQDVRDSVRRVEANRLNGVDAEWLDADGVKDVCPIVNISPDVRYPVLGATYQPRAGIAKHDHVAWGLARSADAAGIDIIQNCEVTGLDVVGNRVVGVRTTRGPIAAGKVALCSAGHTSVLAAMAGIELPVQSHPLQALVSELLEPVHPTVVMSNAVHVYVSQAHKGELVMGAGIDAYNSYTQRGAFHIIEEQMAAALELFPVFARAHVLRTWGGIVDVSPDASPIIGLSPVDNLYLNCGWGTGGFKATPGVGWVYAHTIAHDTPHPLNAPFSLDRFTTGALVDEHGAAAVAH
- a CDS encoding GcvT family protein, whose product is MAGPRVVIIGAGVVGAALADEISARGWTEVTVVDQGPLPATGGSSSHAPGLVFQTNASKTMTEMARYTVEKLCSLDVDGQPCFLQVGGLEVATGPERVTELQRRHGWLASWGIESRLLTTEECVAQHPLVNPDKVLAGLHVPTDGLAKAVLAVEAQIRRATERGVSFLARHEVLDIRQAEGEVTGVLTDQGEIPADIVVCCAGIWGPKIARMAGMNLPLTPLAHQLAWTGPVPALAGQTQEAVRPILRHQDADLYYRDRFDGLGIGYYGHRPMPVSADDILSVDESDEMPSVLKFTEEDFEEAWTETQSLLPATKDAKVEEGINGLFSFTTDGLPLLGESPDVKGFWVAEAVWVTHSAGVGKAMAEWLVDGYCSSFDLHECDVNRFEPHQLSPEYVLARDCQNFVEVYDILHPLQPSGDPRPIRTSPFQTRQRELGAFFLEANGWERPQWYEANAGLVEGRSIVTPNDWAAKYWSPIVAAEAQTTRETVAMYDMTALKRLEVSGRGAGAFLERLCTGKVAKSVGSVTYTLLLDHDGGIRSDVTVARLAPDLFQVGANGNLDLDWFTRHLPVDGTVQVRDITPGTCCIGLWGPRARDVLQPLTDADFSATGLKYFRAQRAHIGSVPVTAMRLSYVGELGWELYTTADLGQKLWDTLWQAAEPLGGIAAGRGAFNSLRLEKGYRSFGTDMTYEHDPYEAGVGFAVKLDKDDFVGKAALERRKSEVRRKLTCLTIDDPKAVVMGKEPVYDGDCAVGYVTSAAYGYTIGKGIAYAWLPVELAEPGTVVHIGYFDQSVEAVVAEEPLFDPSMSRLRG
- the glyA gene encoding serine hydroxymethyltransferase; amino-acid sequence: MNALNTPLAELDPEVHAALRAELHRQQSTLEMIASENFAPSAVMEAQGSVATNKYAEGYPGRRYYGGCEHVDVTERLAIERVKSLFGAGFANVQPHSGAQANTAVFFALLQPGDTVLGLDLAHGGHLTHGMRINYSGKMLNVVPYHVSEADNLVDMDEVERLAKEHRPKMIIAGWSAYPRQLDFAAFRRIADEVGALLMVDMAHFAGLVAAGLHPSPVPHAHVTTTTTHKTLGGPRGGVILTDEAGLAKKINSAVFPGMQGGPLEHVIAAKAVSFKVAATPEFAERQARTLAGARILAERLTRADAAAAGVKVLTGGTDVHLVLVDLRDSELDGRQAEDLLHEIGITVNRNAVPFDPRPPLVTSGLRIGTPALATRGFTEEDFAEVADVIALALQPEPDVTALRARTEALAAKHPLYPHLSDNGDAR